In Aedes albopictus strain Foshan chromosome 3, AalbF5, whole genome shotgun sequence, the genomic window gaagcaaattcaatccatttttgaaacaaacatgtatcttctgactggttatgttagaaacaaatgtaaaaattttgttttttttttgtggcaggtcggccctacggaaatatttgttttccaattaaatttacaaaattatttccttctctaagaaaatccacttcccgcgtggcactttcaatgccaacatcatgtagataacatacgctcccgaaatcaatggggtttcgtggaaacttttggtgaaacttgcctttttttgcaagaggaaaacttgtttggtgatgcagctggaacttgagaattttgtttatgttctcgacggcggaacggggggctcttcaatgggtattggcgaaatcaatatgtaattgagtttgttttaaaaattaatattttagttttaaatattttatcagtttactgaataaacatgaatatttttgtttcaaacgaacgaaatttgtctccgtgttgccccgccccaccctactgatgatgacaaggacgcattttacgcgcagctcgaacacgagtacgatcgctgcccaagccacgacgtcaagatcatcataggagatttgaacgctcaggtaggccaggaggaggaattcagaccgacgattggtaagttcagcgcccaccagcagacgaacgaaaacggcctacggctcattgatttcgctgcctccaaaaatatggccatccgtagcacctttttccaacacagcctcccttatcgttacacttggagatcaccacagcagactgaatctcaaatcgaccacgttctgattgacggacggcacttctccgacattatcgacgtcaggacctatcgtggcgccaacatcgactccgaccactatctggtgatggtcaaactgcgcccaaaactctccgtcatcaacaatgtacggtaccggcgaccgccacggtacaacctagagcgactgaaacaaccggatgtcgcctcagcatacgcgcagaatctcgaggccgcgctgccagacgaaggcgagctcgatgaggcccctctagaggactgctggagtacagtgagagcagccatcaacgacgcagccgagtgcaccatcgggtacgtggaacggaatcgacggaacgaatggttcgacgaagagtgcagaacggttttggaggagaagaacgcagcgagggcggtaacgctgcagcaagggactcgacagaacgtggaacgttacaaacagaagcggaaacagcagacctgcctcttgcgggagaaaaagcgccgcctggaagaagcggagtgtgaagaaatggaactgctgtgccgttcccaagaaacacggaagttctatcagaagctcaacgtatcccgcaacggcttcgtgccgtgagccgaaatatgcagggataaagacggaggcctcttgacggacggacgtgaggtgatcgaaaggtggaagcagcacttcgatcagcacctgaacggcgtggagaacataggtacgggagcccacgacaacggaggaaacgacgacgccagtgcagcggaggacggaaatgaaccaactctcacgctgagggaagttaaggatgacatttaccagctcaaaaccaacaaagcagctggtaaggatggtacggcagacgaactcatcaagatgggcccagaaaagttggccacttgtctaCACTGGTTGgtaatcaggatctgggaaaccaaacagctaccggaggaggtggaagaggtaatctgccccattcacaagaaaagcaaccatttggaatgtgagatctTCCGagcgatcattattttgaatgctgcctacaaagtgctatcccaaatcatcatccgtcgtctgtcaccaaaaacgAATGGATTCGTGaccgtgagaagttatcaagccggctttatcgtcggccggtcgacaacgggccagatcttcaccgtacggcaaattttacagaaatgccgtgaataccaggttccaagttcacaaaatccggtcaatttgcgtACTTTGCaggcgacatggacattatctaaaagtcagaacatttggaacggtggcagagctgtacacccgcctgaaacgcgaagcagcaaaagtcgcactggtagtgaatgcctcaaaaacaaagtacatgctggtaggcggaaccgaacacgaccgggtccgtctgggtagtaatgttacgatagacgggaataccttcgaggtggtggaggaattcgtctacctcggagccttactgacggctggcaacaatgtgagtcgtgaaattcgaaggcgcatcatcagcggaagtcgggcctactacgggccccataagaaactgcggtcgaaaaaggttcacccacgcaccaaatctaccatgtacaaaacgctaataagaccggtggttctctacggacacgagacatggaccatactctaggaggacctgcaagcacttggagttttcgagcgacgcgtactaaggacgatctttggcggtgtgcaggggaacggtgtgtgacggagaaggatgaaccacgagctcgctgcatttaacggcgaacccagcatccagaaggtggccaaagccggaaggatacggtgggcagggcatattgcaagaacaaataaatgtatgtatgaacATCGCTCTCAAGAACAAattatttgaaattaaaattaacttACCTTTTTAAACAACTTTATggactttctcaaaaaaataacTAACTGATATATTTTCTGCGGTTGCCTCTATTGTATTCGTTTTTACACTCGCCCACAAAATGAACACTGCAGCAATATCTTCGAGTACAACCAAATTATCGAATAATCAGAACCTTTAGCGTTTCTTCTTTCTTCGGCACTTGCTCGATCAATTAATTAGTTCCAACACTCACCTTATCGTCTTATCGAATGCTTCTGTAGTAACATATACGATTCTCCACTAATTCTTCAATTGATGAACGACGTCAAACTGGTCAATTTCTCATTCAATTGCAATTGCGTCTTAATCAGCTGCGAAAGGGTTACAACCATCAACAAGtccttcacgttcgagttgaacatCTGGGCGAACTGGTCCGAGGTCATGTTCGGCACCGAATGGATTAGATCCAACAAGGCCCGTCCAACGGAATTGTCCGGCTGCTGCTTCTCCGCTAGAACATCTTCAACGTAGTTCAGCACCTCTCCCAACAAGTTCTGCAACTTTCCGGAAGCCTCAGTGATTTGGGCCAGGTCCAACATCGGCGACACGGTCCGTGGCCGCGAGGGATTCTGCTGGACACCGATGGTTTTCGAGCACAGCTGCAATCCGACCACCTCCGGCTCGTAGCTGGAAATCTCCACATTGATCGGCGTAAACATGCAGCCCGTCTTGCCACCGGGAACGCCCAACGAAACGCAAACGTAAGCCTTGATACCCATACGAGCCGCCGTCAGCGAAGTATCCAAAGTCAAGTGGATCGGATTGTTGCACTCGCGGGCGTAGTACTCGTGAATAACCGAGCTGTGATTAGTAACCTCCTGACCGGTGGCCCACCAACCTGCAAAAATAAAATACTGTTAAATCTGTTCTGGTTAGTCCATTTCACCCCTCATTCCCTCCTCTCTACATCAACACATTACTCACCGACGATGTTCTCCGAAGGATTGACGCGCCGGTTCAAATCGTACAAATCAGATGCATATCCGAGTTCGGCTTCGACCTGATCGGCATGTTCCTTATGGGGAACGCAGAAACAGTTGGTCACTTCAACCACTCCCTTGTCCACAGAACCTGTTTACATGAAATCGAGGAATCAATCAAAAATCAGCGTCGCTTACTTGGGGGGTTATGTATGCGATCGCCACGAAGCAGAGTGCCATTCGCGTCGCTCGTATACTTACCCAGGAGGGTTCCGATAACCCGCTCCGAATCGGCATTACGGCGTTCGTAGGCGTCCACAATCTGGAACAGAACGACCGGATGGACGCGCACGGTCAAATTCAGAGGCAAATTTATCGTGGACATGATGGCGAGATGCACACACGATTTTCAACTCGCGAGAGAAAAAGAATGAAACCGAACTTGACAGCCGTTTGACGTTTCGTTAGTAGCCAGGGCCGGCCTTTCCAGGGcgtaattgttttgaaaaattttcgaagATGTGGAATGTGGAGCAGAATACATCTCCACTTAAGGCGATACGGGATATTTGCCAATAAATCCTCACTGAGCCCCCGCcataaattggcttctttagtggtgttgagataattccatattctgaatctgcatgccaaacttagccaaaatccaaattttcatcaattttggtgcccggaaacctatttaaaaatcaaattgaaatttgtatgggagcgatttgtcgaatcacccctcgtcgcattttgtactgagcggagctgtcaagcagttgcccagctgtcaaaaggtgatttcaaaaaatctctttgaaattgattttagataccacaataaagttctaaaaatctgaaaaaaatcatagcggctcagaaaaaggtgctctttcgtttaaaaatagaaaatcattgaatttttcttaatttaaaaacccaattattgaATGATTTTTGCCCAGGGGGATGACCTCGGGGATGACGAAGAGCCAGAATCATCaacccagcattcgattcaacatggcgtccaatgtttttgttttgatgtttaattcatggaaaaaatgcgctggaaacatcgacactgcttcgctgctacatataaccTCGCATAGAacatcgtgcaaagtgataaagaaagagaaacaatcatcaaaaataacgattttgtttgaaatgtgtaatttccgaaataagcacaagcaacacacgagccacacacccgaaaatcagcaGCAAGTTAGGGTGAAccaaccagaaagtgggtaccaaaacgcgccgtaccaaaaacgatgatgggtaaagcgacgatgtaccgagtttgacagctgtgtcaccccactgttTTTGACCCATGCCATACAAATTTTACCTATTCTAATTTAATAACAGGATGATTTTCGTTCATTCGGACGAAAGAAAATCACTTGGAAAATCATTCTGCTCTGTTATTTATCATTAGCCTCGTCATTAGCATTCCGATTCTGCGGATTTGTGTTGAATGAAGAATCAAATGAAGAATCATTCTCCGcacggcgggggttttcgttcagtgatgtcccgcgttacatttgaaaagggcctatccttaaaatgtaaacaaatcgattttgatac contains:
- the LOC109408401 gene encoding eukaryotic translation initiation factor 3 subunit F, with protein sequence MSTINLPLNLTVRVHPVVLFQIVDAYERRNADSERVIGTLLGSVDKGVVEVTNCFCVPHKEHADQVEAELGYASDLYDLNRRVNPSENIVGWWATGQEVTNHSSVIHEYYARECNNPIHLTLDTSLTAARMGIKAYVCVSLGVPGGKTGCMFTPINVEISSYEPEVVGLQLCSKTIGVQQNPSRPRTVSPMLDLAQITEASGKLQNLLGEVLNYVEDVLAEKQQPDNSVGRALLDLIHSVPNMTSDQFAQMFNSNVKDLLMVVTLSQLIKTQLQLNEKLTSLTSFIN